A region from the Manihot esculenta cultivar AM560-2 chromosome 13, M.esculenta_v8, whole genome shotgun sequence genome encodes:
- the LOC110629388 gene encoding apoptotic chromatin condensation inducer in the nucleus produces MSSKYPTIDNRPIEQWKVTELKEELKRRKLTTKGLKDDLIKRLGEALLIEEENVAEDVDTDIDLVKQPVDETKNSEAVPVVSDADKVDLNVIDAKTENMGGVKVQVDINDGAEATDKELSEGSVQVDIHGGNNSSRFEGELTVPGATLGSSTTVSESVASDVTLGGQDAQNSETQKVNGDSSPKLDNEDSKTHLDLQDSKSTLDNEDSKTQLENEGLRPPHEDVTFDSSAPNNQVSEVNPNLGFQVKSDSISTDCVSINEKIELKDNIITDNVKLEIDVVKPEMVEPSSNISVPVGGESHPMDVEEPQEKKTSVEKEDDNNATNADMCKKSDMVDIGYSEKLNLDRSSGDDSMEEDVVESKRIDSKYNSDDVGDKSEKRETHVVVKEDIVDVVGNKSIGQKEIHVENKPDPVVPVEKRKLNDQDAIGSAEPVKRQRRWKSDSLKMPESQRSSVTPTSTPKDACQPTLSRRNFSRSDSVSIDDAPKERVVPPSQRPTTNSLRIDNFVRPFTLKAVQELLGKTGKVTSFWMDQIKTHCYVSYSSVEEAVETRNAVYNLQWPPNGGRFLAAEFVDPKEVKIKVEAPQSPAARITPGATAAPPLAQPSPRQQVSRQQLPPPPPLPPPPPLSNPPLAKEQLVHPPPPPPPPPHPEKHDPPIVTLDDLFRKTRATPRIYYLPLSEEQVAAKLAEPGKNARQ; encoded by the exons ATGTCATCAAAATACCCAACTATTGACAATCGACCGATAGAACAGTGGAAGGTTACAGAGTTGAAGGAAGAGCTTAAAAGGCGGAAGTTAACAACAAAGGGTTTGAAGGATGATTTAATAAAACGTTTAGGTGAAGCACTTCTCATTGAGGAGGAAAATGTCGCAGAGGATGTGGATACTGATATTGATTTGGTTAAACAGCCTGTTGATGAGACAAAAAATTCAGAGGCAGTTCCAGTTGTTTCTGATGCTGATAAAGTGGACTTGAATGTTATTGATGCAAAGACTGAGAATATGGGTGGTGTTAAGGTTCAGGTTGATATCAATGATGGAGCTGAAGCCACAGATAAAGAACTCAGTGAAGGTAGTGTTCAGGTTGATATCCATGGTGGTAATAATTCTTCTAGGTTTGAAGGGGAGCTCACAGTTCCTGGAGCTACTCTGGGAAGCAGCACTACAGTTTCTGAGAGTGTGGCATCTGATGTAACATTGGGTGGGCAAGATGCACAAAACTCTGAAACACAGAAAGTGAACGGGGATTCTAGTCCCAAGCTGGACAATGAGGATTCCAAGACTCACCTGGACCTTCAGGACTCAAAATCCACGCTGGACAATGAGGATTCAAAGACCCAGCTGGAGAATGAGGGTTTGAGGCCTCCACACGAGGATGTGACGTTTGACTCTTCTGCTCCGAACAACCAGGTATCTGAGGTCAACCCTAACTTAGGGTTTCAAGTAAAATCTGATTCTATTTCTACTGATTGTGTGTCAATTAATGAAAAGATTGAACTAAAGGATAATATAATTACTGATAATGTCAAATTAGAAATAGATGTTGTTAAGCCAGAGATGGTGGAACCATCATCCAATATCAGCGTTCCAGTTGGTGGTGAATCACATCCAATGGATGTTGAGGAGCCGCAAGAGAAGAAGACATCTGTTGAAAAGGAGGATGACAACAATGCTACAAATGCAGATATGTGCAAGAAAAGTGATATGGTAGATATTGGGTACtcggaaaaattaaatttagacaGAAGTTCTGGTGATGACTCGATGGAGGAAGATGTTGTGGAGAGTAAGCGAATTGATTCAAAGTATAACTCTGATGATGTGGGTGACAAAAGTGAGAAAAGAGAAACACATGTTGTGGTTAAGGAAGATATCGTGGATGTTGTGGGGAACAAGTCTATAGGCCAAAAGGAAATACATGTTGAGAATAAACCTGATCCGGTTGTGCCTGTTGAGAAAAGAAAGCTTAATG ATCAAGATGCTATTGGAAGTGCAGAGCCTGTAAAGAGGCAACGCAGATGGAAATCTGACAGCCTCAAGATGCCTGAATCGCAAAGATCTAGTGTAACACCTACTTCTACACCTAAGGATGCATGTCAGCCAACACTTTCTAGACGCAACTTTTCTCGATCTGACTCAGTTAGCATTGACGATGCACCAAAGGAACGTGTTG TTCCACCATCACAAAGGCCTACAACTAATTCCCTCAGAATTGATAATTTTGTGCGTCCTTTCACCTTGAAAGCTGTCCAAGAACTTCTAGGCAAAACTGGAAAGGTCACCAGTTTCTGGATGGACCAAATCAAAACCCACTGCTATGTTAGT TACTCATCCGTTGAAGAAGCTGTAGAGACAAGAAATGCTGTGTATAACCTGCAATGGCCTCCAAATGGTGGGCGTTTTTTAGCAGCCGAGTTTGTTGACCCCAAGGAAGTGAAAATAAAAGTGGAGGCGCCTCAGTCTCCAGCTGCGCGGATCACTCCTGGTGCTACTGCTGCTCCACCTCTGGCACAGCCCTCCCCCCGTCAGCAGGTTTCTAGGCAACAacttccaccaccacctccccttccaccaccaccacctctgTCTAACCCTCCTCTGGCTAAGGAGCAGCTTGTTCATCCACCACCGCCACCACCGCCACCACCACATCCGGAGAAACATGATCCTCCAATTGTTACCCTGGATGACCTCTTTCGGAAAACCAGGGCAACTCCTCGGATATATTATCTTCCATTGTCAGAAGAACAAGTGGCAGCAAAACTTGCAGAACCAGGCAAAAATGCCAGGCAGTAG